One window of uncultured Methanobrevibacter sp. genomic DNA carries:
- a CDS encoding N-acetyltransferase, with protein sequence MKYVSFNPKIHDENKIATLKYNVDFRTYDKLFKSKEKSIAAIEKSLTKDECIKVIYDDENVIGMIIVYTHDKKPKSHFSSLKLLFIEILDHFVICDIKKEDIYIAEIAIDENQRSKGYGTKVIKDVIDYAQKNDYKRVILDADFRNPKAKALYERLGFKVYNKKSFLKRGMYNMEFKLS encoded by the coding sequence GAAAATAAAATTGCAACATTGAAATATAATGTAGACTTTAGAACTTATGACAAGCTTTTCAAATCAAAAGAAAAGTCCATTGCCGCTATTGAAAAAAGTCTAACAAAAGACGAATGCATCAAAGTTATTTATGATGATGAAAATGTTATTGGAATGATAATTGTATACACTCATGATAAAAAACCTAAATCTCATTTCAGCTCCCTTAAACTGTTATTTATTGAAATATTGGATCATTTTGTTATTTGTGACATTAAAAAAGAGGATATTTATATTGCTGAAATAGCTATTGATGAAAATCAAAGGTCAAAAGGTTATGGAACAAAAGTCATTAAAGATGTTATTGATTATGCTCAAAAAAATGATTATAAAAGAGTTATTTTAGATGCAGATTTCAGAAATCCAAAAGCAAAAGCATTATATGAAAGATTAGGCTTTAAAGTTTATAATAAAAAATCTTTTTTAAAAAGAGGCATGTACAATATGGAATTCA